In Coregonus clupeaformis isolate EN_2021a chromosome 7, ASM2061545v1, whole genome shotgun sequence, one genomic interval encodes:
- the LOC121569566 gene encoding histone-lysine N-methyltransferase EZH1 isoform X2: MEDAPEAPVSDPAPDLALIPTPTPCPASNIPSRSLLEWRKRVKSEYMRLRQLKRFKNAEEVKALFMSNRQKIEECTNLLNEEWSKLRIQSVPLSTPGGALPGKKLCMVEFGFPAFKAQAVALRPLTTVAGIPFMYSWSPLQQNFMVEDETFLHNIPYMGDEVLEQDEAFLEELIDNYDGVHGDREGGFINDEIFKELVEALSQYSDQEEEEEEKGGKEEEKGVRKSSGEGTEETKVGPTAFFRRKRRSVIEVRDLPANKKIPHEKIFTAIASMFPYKGTTEELKEKYKDLLEPPSPVKLPPLCTPNIDGPFAKSVQREQSLHSFHTLFCRRCFKYDCFLHPFHTTPNVYKRKSKEIRMETEPCGLDCFLLQKGAKEFADQEMLRSQKSRRRRRKPRPPSSSCPGPSGTTEEAKEGDSEHETTSSSESNSRCQTPTKLRPGEEHREQVETPVQWSGAEESLFRVLHGTYYNNFCSIARLISTKTCKQVYEFAVKEVLIHRVPLEDGGNSPQKKKRKHRLWAKIQLKKDNSSNQVYNYQPCDHPDHPCDSSCPCVMTQNFCEKFCQCEHECQNRFPGCRCKTQCNTKQCPCYLAVRECDPDLCMTCGATDHWDSKVVSCKNCSIQRGLKKHLLLAPSNVAGWGTFIKESVQKNEFISEYCGEMISQDEADRRGRIYDKYMSSFLFNLNNDFVVDATRKGNKIRFANHSVNPNCYAKVVMVNGDHRIGIFAKRAILQGEELFFDYR; the protein is encoded by the exons ATGGAGGATGCCCCAGAAGCCCCTGTCTCAGACCCAGCCCCAGACCTGGCCCTGATCCCAACCCCAACACCTTGTCCTGCCTCCAACATACCCTCCCGTAGCCTGTTGGAGTGGAGGAAGAGGGTGAAGTCTGAGTACATGCGCCTCCGTCAGCTGAAACGCTTTAAAAATGCAGAGGAGGTCAAG GCCTTGTTCATGTCCAACCGGCAGAAGATAGAGGAATGTACCAACCTTCTGAACGAGGAGTGGTCCAAGCTGAGGATCCAGTCAGTTCCCCTGTCTACCCCAGGTGGAGCGCTGCCCGGCAagaag TTGTGCATGGTGGAGTTTGGCTTCCCAGCGTTTAAAGCTCAGGCGGTTGCCTTGCGGCCCCTGACGACCGTGGCAGGAATCCCCTTCATGTATTCCTGGTCCCCTCTGCAGCAGAACTTCATG GTGGAGGATGAGACGTTCCTCCATAACATCCCCTACATGGGAGACGAGGTGTTGGAGCAGGACGAGGCCTTCCTGGAGGAGCTCATCGACAACTACGACGGTGTCCATGGAGACAGAG AGGGAGGGTTCATCAACGATGAGATCTTTAAAGAATTAGTGGAGGCACTAAGCCAGTACTCAgaccaggaggaggaagaggaggagaaagggggtaaagaggaggagaagggggtgagGAAGAGCTCTGGGGAAGGGACTGAAGAGACCAAGGTGGGGCCCACAGCCTTcttcaggaggaagaggaggagtgtcATAGAGG TGAGGGATTTGCCTGCCAATAAGAAGATCCCGCATGAAAAGATATTCACGGCCATCGCCTCGATGTTCCCCTACAAGGGTACGACTGAGGAGCTGAAGGAAAA GTACAAGGACCTCCTGGAGCCCCCCAGCCCGGTAAAGCTGCCCCCCCTGTGCACCCCTAACATAGACGGGCCGTTCGCCAAGTCTGTCCAGCGGGAGCAGTCCCTACACTCCTTCCACACGCTCTTCTGCAGGCGCTGCTTCAAATACGACTGCTTCCTCCACC CTTTTCACACTACACCCAATGTTTACAAGAGGAAGAGCAAGGAGATTCGCATGGAGACAGAGCCCTGTGGTCTGGACTGCTTTTTGCTACAG AAAGGGGCCAAAGAGTTTGCAGATCAGGAGATGCTGCGCTCCCAGAAGTCCCGTCGCCGGCGGCGAAAGCCACGCCCGCCGAGCTCCAGCTGCCCCGGCCCGTCAGGCACCACTGAGGAGGCCAAGGAGGGGGATAGTGAACACGAGACCACCAGCTCCTCAG AGAGCAACTCTCGCTGTCAGACTCCCACCAAGCTGCGCCCGGGGGAGGAGCACAGGGAGCAGGTGGAAACTCCTGTCCAGTGgagtggggcggaggagtctctgttCAGAGTGCTGCACGGAACCTACTACAACAACTTCTGCTCCATCGCTCGCCTCATCAGCACCAAGACCTGCAAACAG GTGTATGAGTTTGCTGTGAAAGAGGTCCTCATCCATCGCGTTCCGTTGGAGGATGGTGGCAATTCCCctcagaagaagaagaggaagcacAG GTTATGGGCAAAGATACAGCTCAAGAAAG ATAACTCGTCCAATCAGGTGTACAACTACCAGCCATGTGACCACCCGGACCACCCATGTGACAGCTCCTGTCCCTGTGTGATGACCCAGAATTTCTGTGAGAAGTTCTGCCAGTGTGAGCACGAGT GCCAGAACCGTTTCCCAGGCTGCCGCTGTAAGACCCAGTGCAACACCAAGCAGTGTCCCTGCTACCTGGCGGTAAGGGAGTGTGACCCAGATCTGTGTATGACCTGTGGAGCCACAGACCACTGGGACAGCAAAGTAGTCTCCTGCAAGAACTGCAGCATCCAAAGGGGGCTGAAGAAG CACCTCCTGCTGGCCCCCTCAAATGTGGCAGGGTGGGGCACCTTCATCAAAGAGTCAGTTCAGAAGAATGAGTTCATCTCAGAGTACTGTGGAGAG ATGATCTCGCAAGATGAGGCAGACCGACGGGGGAGGATCTACGACAAATACATGTCCAGCTTCCTCTTCAACCTGAACAATG ACTTTGTCGTGGACGCCACACGGAAAGGGAATAAAATCAGATTTGCAAATCACTCGGTCAACCCAAACTGCTACGCTAAGG TGGTCATGGTGAATGGAGACCACCGCATCGGGATCTTTGCCAAACGGGCTATCCTACAGGGGGAGGAGCTCTTCTTTGACTATAGGTAG
- the LOC121569566 gene encoding histone-lysine N-methyltransferase EZH1 isoform X1, translating to MEDAPEAPVSDPAPDLALIPTPTPCPASNIPSRSLLEWRKRVKSEYMRLRQLKRFKNAEEVKALFMSNRQKIEECTNLLNEEWSKLRIQSVPLSTPGGALPGKKLCMVEFGFPAFKAQAVALRPLTTVAGIPFMYSWSPLQQNFMVEDETFLHNIPYMGDEVLEQDEAFLEELIDNYDGVHGDREGGFINDEIFKELVEALSQYSDQEEEEEEKGGKEEEKGVRKSSGEGTEETKVGPTAFFRRKRRSVIEVRDLPANKKIPHEKIFTAIASMFPYKGTTEELKEKYKDLLEPPSPVKLPPLCTPNIDGPFAKSVQREQSLHSFHTLFCRRCFKYDCFLHPFHTTPNVYKRKSKEIRMETEPCGLDCFLLQKGAKEFADQEMLRSQKSRRRRRKPRPPSSSCPGPSGTTEEAKEGDSEHETTSSSESNSRCQTPTKLRPGEEHREQVETPVQWSGAEESLFRVLHGTYYNNFCSIARLISTKTCKQVYEFAVKEVLIHRVPLEDGGNSPQKKKRKHRLWAKIQLKKDNSSNQVYNYQPCDHPDHPCDSSCPCVMTQNFCEKFCQCEHECQNRFPGCRCKTQCNTKQCPCYLAVRECDPDLCMTCGATDHWDSKVVSCKNCSIQRGLKKHLLLAPSNVAGWGTFIKESVQKNEFISEYCGEMISQDEADRRGRIYDKYMSSFLFNLNNDFVVDATRKGNKIRFANHSVNPNCYAKVVMVNGDHRIGIFAKRAILQGEELFFDYRYSQDDALKYVGIEREIDMA from the exons ATGGAGGATGCCCCAGAAGCCCCTGTCTCAGACCCAGCCCCAGACCTGGCCCTGATCCCAACCCCAACACCTTGTCCTGCCTCCAACATACCCTCCCGTAGCCTGTTGGAGTGGAGGAAGAGGGTGAAGTCTGAGTACATGCGCCTCCGTCAGCTGAAACGCTTTAAAAATGCAGAGGAGGTCAAG GCCTTGTTCATGTCCAACCGGCAGAAGATAGAGGAATGTACCAACCTTCTGAACGAGGAGTGGTCCAAGCTGAGGATCCAGTCAGTTCCCCTGTCTACCCCAGGTGGAGCGCTGCCCGGCAagaag TTGTGCATGGTGGAGTTTGGCTTCCCAGCGTTTAAAGCTCAGGCGGTTGCCTTGCGGCCCCTGACGACCGTGGCAGGAATCCCCTTCATGTATTCCTGGTCCCCTCTGCAGCAGAACTTCATG GTGGAGGATGAGACGTTCCTCCATAACATCCCCTACATGGGAGACGAGGTGTTGGAGCAGGACGAGGCCTTCCTGGAGGAGCTCATCGACAACTACGACGGTGTCCATGGAGACAGAG AGGGAGGGTTCATCAACGATGAGATCTTTAAAGAATTAGTGGAGGCACTAAGCCAGTACTCAgaccaggaggaggaagaggaggagaaagggggtaaagaggaggagaagggggtgagGAAGAGCTCTGGGGAAGGGACTGAAGAGACCAAGGTGGGGCCCACAGCCTTcttcaggaggaagaggaggagtgtcATAGAGG TGAGGGATTTGCCTGCCAATAAGAAGATCCCGCATGAAAAGATATTCACGGCCATCGCCTCGATGTTCCCCTACAAGGGTACGACTGAGGAGCTGAAGGAAAA GTACAAGGACCTCCTGGAGCCCCCCAGCCCGGTAAAGCTGCCCCCCCTGTGCACCCCTAACATAGACGGGCCGTTCGCCAAGTCTGTCCAGCGGGAGCAGTCCCTACACTCCTTCCACACGCTCTTCTGCAGGCGCTGCTTCAAATACGACTGCTTCCTCCACC CTTTTCACACTACACCCAATGTTTACAAGAGGAAGAGCAAGGAGATTCGCATGGAGACAGAGCCCTGTGGTCTGGACTGCTTTTTGCTACAG AAAGGGGCCAAAGAGTTTGCAGATCAGGAGATGCTGCGCTCCCAGAAGTCCCGTCGCCGGCGGCGAAAGCCACGCCCGCCGAGCTCCAGCTGCCCCGGCCCGTCAGGCACCACTGAGGAGGCCAAGGAGGGGGATAGTGAACACGAGACCACCAGCTCCTCAG AGAGCAACTCTCGCTGTCAGACTCCCACCAAGCTGCGCCCGGGGGAGGAGCACAGGGAGCAGGTGGAAACTCCTGTCCAGTGgagtggggcggaggagtctctgttCAGAGTGCTGCACGGAACCTACTACAACAACTTCTGCTCCATCGCTCGCCTCATCAGCACCAAGACCTGCAAACAG GTGTATGAGTTTGCTGTGAAAGAGGTCCTCATCCATCGCGTTCCGTTGGAGGATGGTGGCAATTCCCctcagaagaagaagaggaagcacAG GTTATGGGCAAAGATACAGCTCAAGAAAG ATAACTCGTCCAATCAGGTGTACAACTACCAGCCATGTGACCACCCGGACCACCCATGTGACAGCTCCTGTCCCTGTGTGATGACCCAGAATTTCTGTGAGAAGTTCTGCCAGTGTGAGCACGAGT GCCAGAACCGTTTCCCAGGCTGCCGCTGTAAGACCCAGTGCAACACCAAGCAGTGTCCCTGCTACCTGGCGGTAAGGGAGTGTGACCCAGATCTGTGTATGACCTGTGGAGCCACAGACCACTGGGACAGCAAAGTAGTCTCCTGCAAGAACTGCAGCATCCAAAGGGGGCTGAAGAAG CACCTCCTGCTGGCCCCCTCAAATGTGGCAGGGTGGGGCACCTTCATCAAAGAGTCAGTTCAGAAGAATGAGTTCATCTCAGAGTACTGTGGAGAG ATGATCTCGCAAGATGAGGCAGACCGACGGGGGAGGATCTACGACAAATACATGTCCAGCTTCCTCTTCAACCTGAACAATG ACTTTGTCGTGGACGCCACACGGAAAGGGAATAAAATCAGATTTGCAAATCACTCGGTCAACCCAAACTGCTACGCTAAGG TGGTCATGGTGAATGGAGACCACCGCATCGGGATCTTTGCCAAACGGGCTATCCTACAGGGGGAGGAGCTCTTCTTTGACTATAG GTATAGCCAGGATGATGCCCTGAAGTATGTGGGGATCGAGAGAGAGATCGACATGGCCTAG